One region of Blattabacterium cuenoti genomic DNA includes:
- the purH gene encoding bifunctional phosphoribosylaminoimidazolecarboxamide formyltransferase/IMP cyclohydrolase, with protein sequence MKRALISVYDKNEKLFNFVSFLYKKGYQIVSTGGTYQYFIKKGLSNIMEVSDLTSFPEILDGRVKTIHPNIYIGILANRSVEEHMKYIHLHKIHPIDIVLVNFYPFFEKIHQKPTININSLIEFIDIGGPSMLRAAAKNFLHVTAITDNNDYELVQYEIEHYGFTSLKLRKKLAGKAFNLTSAYDSAISQYLLDDKFPIYLHSSYEKKMNLRYGENPHQKAAYYVNTIHKGSMRNFHQLHGKKLSFNNLRDMDIAWKVVSQFSEPACCTVKHSTPCGVALGKNIVEAFQKTYYADTISSFGGIMAVNVPITKELAKEINHIFLEVVLSPSYETDVLNILKIKKNLIIISISEPISDKLEYVQIDGGILVQESDYFFPYEKNYKIVTKKKFSHQELKSLFFSQKVVKYVKSNAIVVSKGTQTLGISGGQTNRIWAARQAIERALEKSKEGLVLVSDAFFPFRDVVDEAARSGGIRAIIQPGGSIRDEESVKACDDHGIAMAFTGKRHFKH encoded by the coding sequence ATGAAAAGAGCTTTGATTAGTGTTTATGACAAAAATGAAAAGTTATTTAATTTCGTCAGTTTTTTATATAAAAAAGGATATCAAATCGTTTCTACTGGAGGGACCTACCAATATTTTATTAAAAAAGGATTATCAAATATCATGGAGGTATCTGATTTAACTTCTTTTCCTGAAATTTTAGATGGAAGAGTTAAAACCATTCATCCTAATATATATATAGGGATTTTAGCCAATCGTTCTGTTGAAGAACATATGAAATATATTCATCTTCATAAGATTCATCCTATTGATATTGTATTGGTAAATTTTTATCCATTTTTTGAAAAAATACATCAAAAACCTACTATCAATATTAATTCCTTAATAGAATTTATTGATATCGGGGGTCCATCCATGCTTAGAGCGGCTGCTAAAAATTTTTTACATGTAACCGCTATTACAGATAATAATGATTATGAACTCGTTCAATATGAAATTGAACATTATGGATTCACTTCTTTAAAACTAAGAAAAAAATTAGCAGGAAAAGCATTTAATCTTACTTCGGCTTATGATTCTGCCATTTCTCAATATCTTTTAGATGATAAATTTCCTATTTATTTACACTCTTCTTATGAAAAAAAAATGAATCTCCGTTATGGAGAAAATCCTCATCAAAAAGCAGCTTATTATGTTAATACAATTCATAAAGGATCCATGCGAAATTTTCATCAATTACATGGAAAAAAACTATCATTTAATAATTTAAGAGATATGGATATAGCGTGGAAGGTTGTTTCTCAATTTTCTGAACCTGCTTGTTGTACAGTAAAACATTCCACTCCTTGTGGAGTGGCATTAGGAAAAAATATTGTTGAAGCATTTCAAAAAACTTATTACGCTGATACTATTTCGTCTTTTGGAGGAATAATGGCTGTTAATGTTCCAATTACAAAAGAATTAGCGAAAGAAATTAATCATATTTTTTTAGAAGTTGTTCTTTCTCCGAGTTACGAAACAGATGTTTTGAATATTTTAAAAATTAAAAAAAATCTTATAATCATTAGTATTAGTGAACCTATTTCAGATAAATTAGAATATGTGCAAATTGATGGAGGAATTTTGGTACAAGAATCAGATTATTTTTTTCCTTACGAGAAAAATTACAAAATAGTTACTAAAAAAAAATTTAGTCATCAAGAACTAAAATCTTTATTTTTTTCTCAAAAAGTAGTGAAATACGTGAAATCTAATGCTATTGTTGTGTCTAAAGGGACACAAACTTTAGGGATTTCCGGAGGTCAAACTAACAGAATATGGGCCGCTAGACAAGCTATAGAAAGAGCTTTAGAAAAAAGTAAAGAGGGATTAGTTCTTGTTTCTGATGCTTTTTTCCCTTTTAGGGATGTTGTAGATGAAGCCGCTCGTTCTGGTGGAATACGTGCTATTATTCAACCAGGAGGATCTATACGTGATGAAGAGTCGGTAAAAGCTTGTGATGATCATGGAATAGCAATGGCTTTCACTGGAAAAAGACATTTTAAACATTAA
- the purD gene encoding phosphoribosylamine--glycine ligase, translating into MKILVLGSGGREHAIGKKLLEDYHSIHLYFYPGNGGTSIIGKNIENYHSALDLGFFAKKNAIDITIVGSETFLLEGVVDIFQNLGLKIVGPHYLAAKLEGNRIFAKSFMKKYGIPTPKYEVFSCYEKAFNFLKRNTNPVAIKANGIAAGKGVFLAHNKNDAIKALKNIMIKKKFGESGNQIIIEEFLQGKEVSIISIFNGKNIIPFLSARDYKKIGENEKGLNTGGMGAIVPNPYMKNSIWTDFKKNILEPTLEGLILEKLTFFGFLYFGLMITYEKIYLLEYNTRIGDPEAQTLFPLMKSNFLNIIQSFFKQKEIFIDWKKLCSCCVVLSSRGYPEKYEIGKIIAGLNSLKEPFYIAGAKKEQEKWITSSGRVLNIVGIGNSIQEARKKAYDQVKKIQFDNLYFRKDIGL; encoded by the coding sequence ATGAAAATTTTAGTTCTTGGAAGTGGAGGACGTGAACATGCTATAGGAAAAAAGTTGTTGGAAGATTATCATTCAATACACCTTTATTTTTATCCTGGAAATGGAGGAACAAGTATAATAGGAAAAAATATTGAAAATTATCATTCTGCATTAGATTTAGGTTTTTTTGCTAAAAAAAATGCAATAGATATAACTATTGTGGGATCCGAAACTTTTCTTTTAGAAGGAGTTGTAGATATTTTTCAAAATTTGGGATTAAAAATAGTTGGCCCACATTATTTAGCAGCTAAACTTGAAGGAAATCGAATTTTTGCTAAATCCTTTATGAAAAAATATGGAATTCCTACTCCTAAATATGAAGTTTTTTCTTGCTATGAAAAGGCTTTTAATTTCTTAAAAAGAAATACGAATCCTGTAGCTATTAAAGCTAACGGAATAGCTGCAGGAAAGGGAGTTTTTTTAGCCCATAATAAAAATGACGCTATAAAAGCTCTAAAAAATATTATGATAAAAAAAAAGTTTGGAGAATCTGGAAATCAGATTATCATAGAAGAATTTTTACAAGGAAAAGAAGTTTCTATTATATCTATTTTCAATGGAAAAAACATTATTCCTTTTTTATCAGCTAGAGATTATAAAAAAATTGGAGAAAATGAAAAAGGATTGAATACAGGAGGAATGGGGGCAATTGTCCCCAATCCATATATGAAAAATTCGATTTGGACAGATTTTAAAAAAAATATTTTAGAACCTACTTTAGAAGGATTAATTCTAGAAAAATTAACTTTTTTTGGATTTCTATATTTTGGATTAATGATAACTTATGAAAAAATTTACTTACTAGAATACAATACTCGCATAGGAGATCCTGAAGCTCAAACTTTATTTCCATTAATGAAAAGTAATTTTTTGAATATCATTCAATCTTTTTTTAAACAAAAAGAAATATTTATTGATTGGAAAAAATTATGTTCTTGTTGTGTAGTTTTATCATCTAGAGGATATCCTGAAAAATATGAAATTGGAAAAATTATAGCAGGGTTAAATTCTTTAAAAGAACCTTTTTATATTGCTGGAGCAAAAAAAGAACAAGAAAAGTGGATTACATCAAGTGGACGAGTTCTCAATATAGTAGGAATAGGAAATTCTATTCAAGAAGCTAGAAAAAAAGCTTATGATCAGGTTAAAAAAATTCAATTTGATAATTTGTATTTCAGAAAAGATATTGGTTTATGA
- the guaA gene encoding glutamine-hydrolyzing GMP synthase, translating to MKKDFILILDFGSQYSHLIARRIRDIGVYTLLSHYNEISISHIISKKPKGLILSGGPFSVYEKNSPLISKNIFKLNIPIFGICYGMQLISFLFGGKIKKSNSKEYGKSYLIIDHTNNNLFHGIPGKSIVWMSHFDEVQNLPKEFKVIGHTSSCDIAAFSHINKKIYAVQFHPEVKNTEYGISMLKNFVFHICKCSSNWVLNDFVQKTIDDIKKRVNKKKVVLGFSGGVDSFVTAYIIHKAIGDSLNCIFIDTGLLLKTEKEKVSFLCKKMNFSLKIIDARNRFLSKLTGVIDPEIKRKVIGEEFILIFQKESEKIKNVEFLAQGTIYSDVIESSVISKNLISSSIKSHHNVGGLPKTLMKLKLIEPLKELFKDEVRKIGEKLGLPKEILYRHPFPGPGLGIRILGEVNEKKISILRKAENILLQELKNYDIYDSVSQAFIVLLPVKSVGIKGDKRTYEYAAILRVTNTEDFMTATFSHLSYDFLEKVSNRITNEVNGINRIAYDITSKPPSTIEWE from the coding sequence ATGAAAAAAGATTTTATACTCATATTAGATTTTGGATCTCAATATAGTCATCTAATTGCTAGAAGAATTAGAGACATAGGAGTATATACTTTGTTATCTCATTATAATGAGATTTCTATATCTCATATAATTTCAAAAAAACCTAAAGGATTGATTCTGTCAGGAGGCCCTTTTTCTGTTTATGAAAAAAATTCTCCATTAATATCCAAAAATATTTTTAAACTAAATATTCCTATATTCGGAATATGTTATGGAATGCAACTTATTTCTTTTCTTTTTGGAGGGAAGATAAAAAAATCAAATTCAAAAGAATATGGAAAATCTTACTTAATTATCGATCATACTAATAACAATTTATTTCATGGAATTCCCGGTAAATCTATTGTTTGGATGAGTCATTTTGATGAAGTTCAAAATCTTCCTAAAGAATTTAAAGTAATCGGACATACATCATCTTGTGATATTGCAGCTTTTAGTCATATTAATAAAAAAATTTATGCCGTTCAATTTCATCCAGAAGTAAAAAATACAGAATATGGAATATCTATGCTTAAAAATTTTGTTTTTCATATTTGCAAATGTAGTTCAAATTGGGTATTAAATGATTTTGTGCAAAAAACGATAGATGATATTAAAAAACGAGTAAATAAAAAAAAAGTAGTGCTAGGTTTCTCTGGAGGAGTTGATTCTTTTGTCACTGCTTACATTATTCATAAAGCTATTGGAGATTCTTTAAATTGTATTTTCATAGATACAGGATTGCTACTGAAAACCGAAAAAGAAAAAGTATCTTTTTTGTGTAAAAAAATGAATTTTTCTCTAAAAATAATAGATGCTAGAAATCGTTTTTTGTCTAAACTAACTGGAGTTATCGATCCTGAGATAAAAAGGAAAGTTATAGGTGAAGAATTTATCCTTATTTTTCAAAAGGAATCAGAAAAAATTAAAAATGTTGAATTTTTAGCACAAGGGACCATTTATTCAGATGTTATTGAATCTTCTGTTATTTCAAAAAATTTAATAAGTTCTTCTATAAAATCTCATCACAATGTAGGAGGACTCCCAAAAACATTAATGAAATTAAAACTCATTGAACCATTAAAAGAATTATTTAAAGATGAAGTTAGAAAAATAGGAGAAAAATTAGGACTTCCAAAAGAAATTTTATATCGTCATCCATTCCCTGGGCCTGGTTTAGGTATTCGTATTCTCGGAGAAGTCAATGAAAAAAAAATTTCTATTTTAAGAAAAGCAGAAAATATTCTTTTACAAGAATTAAAAAATTATGATATTTACGATTCTGTAAGTCAAGCTTTTATTGTTTTATTACCTGTAAAATCTGTAGGAATAAAAGGAGATAAACGAACTTATGAGTATGCAGCTATATTACGTGTTACGAACACTGAGGATTTTATGACTGCAACTTTTTCTCATTTATCTTACGATTTTTTAGAAAAGGTTTCAAATAGAATTACTAATGAAGTTAACGGAATTAATAGAATAGCATATGATATAACTTCTAAACCTCCATCTACTATTGAGTGGGAATGA
- the accD gene encoding acetyl-CoA carboxylase, carboxyltransferase subunit beta has translation MSWFLRKKKKILTSIDDRKDLPKGIWYRTPSGKIIDTEELKKNAYVSPEDGYHVRIHSKEYFEILFDHGEFLEINVKMMSKDPMKWEDYKKYTDRIQEAQKKTNLYDAIRTGVGKIKTINVVISCMDFSFIGGSMGSVVGEKISRAIKYCIDRKYPYILISKSGGARIMESSFSLMQMAKTVAGLTQLRDAKIPYISVLTDPTTGGVTASYSLLGDINIAEPGALIGFAGPRVIREIIGKDLPEGFQTAEFLMEHGFIDLISPRTELKKNIYNLISMMI, from the coding sequence ATGTCTTGGTTTTTAAGAAAAAAAAAGAAGATCTTAACATCTATAGACGATAGAAAAGATTTACCAAAAGGTATTTGGTACAGAACTCCTAGCGGAAAAATTATAGATACAGAAGAATTAAAAAAAAACGCTTATGTTAGTCCAGAAGATGGATATCATGTAAGAATTCATAGTAAAGAATATTTTGAAATTCTTTTTGATCATGGGGAATTTTTAGAAATAAATGTAAAAATGATGAGCAAAGATCCTATGAAATGGGAAGATTATAAAAAGTATACAGATAGAATTCAAGAAGCACAAAAAAAGACAAATTTATATGATGCTATTAGAACAGGAGTTGGAAAAATAAAGACTATAAATGTTGTGATATCTTGTATGGATTTTTCATTTATAGGAGGATCTATGGGATCCGTAGTAGGAGAAAAGATATCTAGAGCTATAAAATATTGTATTGATAGAAAATATCCATATATTTTAATTTCCAAATCTGGAGGAGCAAGAATAATGGAATCCTCTTTTTCATTAATGCAAATGGCTAAAACTGTGGCTGGATTAACCCAACTACGTGATGCTAAAATTCCTTATATTTCTGTTTTAACTGATCCAACGACGGGAGGTGTCACAGCTTCTTACTCTTTACTTGGAGATATCAATATAGCTGAACCAGGAGCTTTAATTGGATTTGCTGGACCTAGAGTGATTAGGGAAATAATAGGAAAAGATCTTCCAGAAGGATTTCAAACAGCAGAGTTTTTAATGGAGCATGGATTTATAGATTTAATTTCTCCTAGAACTGAATTAAAAAAAAACATATATAATTTAATTTCTATGATGATATAG
- the fbaA gene encoding class II fructose-bisphosphate aldolase, whose amino-acid sequence MYKKFPFGVATGNLVKEIFEYAKENVFSIPAVNVIGSNTINAVMETAAEVNSPVIIQLSNGGAIFNAGKGLNNEKQKAAIQGAIACAMHIHELALYYKTTVILHTDHCSKPFLPWIDGLIEANEKYYKSFGKTLFSSHMLDLSQESLKDNINICEQYFDRMNKSKMTIEIELGVTGGEEDGIDNSNIENNKLYTQPEEVAYAYERLMKISDNFIIAASFGNVHGVYRPGNVKLRPEILKNTQEYIQKKFHFNNTKPVSLVFHGGSGSSDKEIQKAISYGVVKMNVDTDLQYAFTCGVRDYMNKNKEYLKKQIGNPKGEHIPNKKYYDPRIWLREGEKSFKRILKKYFEYMNNINTL is encoded by the coding sequence ATGTATAAAAAATTTCCTTTTGGAGTAGCTACTGGTAATCTTGTTAAAGAAATATTCGAATACGCTAAAGAAAACGTATTTTCCATACCTGCGGTGAATGTTATTGGATCTAATACTATAAATGCTGTTATGGAGACCGCTGCAGAAGTGAATTCTCCTGTTATTATTCAGTTATCTAATGGAGGTGCTATTTTTAATGCTGGAAAAGGATTAAATAATGAAAAACAAAAAGCAGCAATTCAAGGAGCTATAGCTTGTGCTATGCATATTCACGAATTAGCTTTATACTATAAAACAACAGTTATTCTTCATACAGATCATTGTTCTAAACCTTTTCTTCCATGGATAGATGGATTAATAGAAGCTAATGAGAAATACTATAAAAGTTTTGGAAAAACGTTGTTTAGTTCACATATGTTGGATCTATCTCAGGAATCTTTAAAAGATAATATTAATATTTGTGAGCAATATTTCGATAGAATGAATAAAAGTAAAATGACTATTGAAATCGAACTCGGTGTAACGGGAGGAGAAGAAGATGGAATAGATAATTCCAATATAGAAAATAATAAACTTTATACTCAACCAGAAGAAGTAGCTTATGCCTATGAAAGACTCATGAAAATCAGTGATAATTTTATTATAGCAGCTTCTTTTGGAAACGTACATGGAGTTTATAGACCTGGAAATGTGAAACTTCGTCCTGAAATTTTGAAAAATACACAAGAATATATCCAAAAAAAATTTCATTTTAATAATACTAAACCAGTTTCTTTAGTTTTTCATGGAGGATCAGGATCTTCAGATAAGGAAATACAAAAAGCTATTAGTTATGGAGTTGTAAAAATGAATGTAGACACTGATTTACAATATGCTTTTACATGTGGAGTAAGAGATTATATGAATAAAAACAAGGAATATTTAAAAAAACAAATAGGGAATCCAAAAGGAGAACATATTCCTAATAAAAAATATTATGATCCTAGAATATGGTTAAGAGAAGGAGAAAAATCTTTTAAAAGAATTTTAAAAAAATATTTTGAATATATGAACAATATTAATACTTTATAA
- a CDS encoding UvrD-helicase domain-containing protein, translating into MLVIPSTLKIYNASAGSGKTTFLVINYLYVLLKSPYPDEFKRVLALTFTKKASEEMKNRILQCIKEFSNKKVKKEYRFLFDYIIKNFNLTKHQLYQRSEKILFTILHDFYYFSRNISTIDKFTYNIIRSLFSEREVHLEMDTDQFLLKIVENILYRLKNSEKWSNVLIQSSLEKLKEGKNWDLKKELFKIAHIMIEENHFFSVKKIKNYSLEDFVLLKNILIKRTKIFENKCKKKGEKFFQFLEKTSIQKHSFIHLDLPRFFQKFKNGNIFFNPFNERLEKYIQKGIFYSKFFSDKNQKILIKKNQNKILFLYEEIKSIYQKNISNYLLDKLFLRKINILSIIHEIEKEFYSIKNEKKIILNTELNKILYEKIVKGVFPKIYEKIGIQYKYYFIDEFQDISFLQWQNLRILVENALSENGSAMIVGDPKQSIYRWRGGDAKQFINLIYSKSNFYKKKIKTIEKNFRSFEEIVKFNNLLYQSISKTFNSTIYQDIYKNYQQKIYKKKSGGYVEINLTNDCNKNYKEHIYLCIKNKIEKLLKQKYALSDIAILVRNNEEGHFLSEKLVGDGISVNTSVSLLIKNHLEIQIIINFLNIIAYPYCYQKRVILIFLLLKNKFFRTKKNDHDFIMKILFLPLNLFLKKILLKNSLTLNKLYNKSIYNISEDIIEAFGLLNNKNSIYIYSFLDFVYRYMKKIGNSIIDFLDYWELKKEKESIVISDHINAIRIMTIHKSKGLQFPVVLIPFTDWNIYSKNKEEVWIDVNPHLYNGLNSIYLEIETYFKYIKDDRNIRNFYENYLSNIKFDNINLLYVATTRSIEQLILFSKIGNDKSVSFYIKNFLCEKKMWNEKKCKYFFGKEEKSS; encoded by the coding sequence ATGCTAGTTATTCCATCTACATTAAAAATATACAATGCTTCAGCTGGTTCTGGAAAAACTACTTTTTTAGTCATAAATTATCTTTATGTTTTATTAAAAAGTCCTTATCCTGATGAATTTAAAAGAGTTTTAGCTTTAACTTTTACTAAAAAAGCTTCCGAAGAAATGAAAAATCGCATCTTACAGTGCATAAAAGAATTTTCAAATAAAAAAGTTAAAAAAGAATACCGTTTTTTATTTGACTACATCATAAAAAATTTTAATTTAACAAAACATCAATTATATCAACGTTCTGAAAAAATATTATTTACCATATTGCACGATTTTTATTATTTTTCTAGAAATATAAGTACAATAGATAAATTTACTTATAATATTATAAGATCTCTTTTTTCAGAAAGAGAAGTCCATTTAGAAATGGATACGGATCAATTTTTATTAAAAATTGTAGAAAACATATTATATAGATTAAAAAATTCTGAAAAATGGTCAAATGTTTTGATTCAATCTTCTTTAGAAAAGTTAAAAGAAGGAAAAAATTGGGATTTAAAAAAAGAGCTATTTAAAATAGCTCATATAATGATTGAAGAAAATCATTTTTTTTCTGTAAAAAAAATTAAAAATTATTCTTTGGAAGATTTTGTTCTGTTAAAGAATATTCTAATCAAAAGAACTAAAATTTTTGAAAATAAATGCAAGAAAAAAGGAGAAAAATTTTTTCAATTTTTAGAAAAAACTTCTATTCAAAAACATTCGTTCATTCATTTAGATTTACCAAGATTTTTCCAAAAGTTTAAAAATGGAAACATATTTTTTAATCCGTTCAATGAACGTCTTGAAAAATATATTCAAAAAGGAATATTTTACTCTAAATTTTTTTCTGATAAAAACCAAAAAATATTAATAAAAAAAAATCAAAATAAAATACTTTTTTTATATGAAGAAATAAAATCTATATATCAAAAAAATATATCAAATTATCTTTTAGACAAGCTTTTTTTAAGAAAAATAAACATATTATCAATAATACATGAAATCGAAAAAGAATTTTATTCTATAAAAAATGAAAAAAAAATTATTTTAAATACAGAGTTAAATAAAATTCTTTATGAAAAAATTGTTAAAGGAGTATTTCCAAAAATATATGAAAAAATAGGGATACAATATAAATATTATTTCATAGATGAATTTCAAGATATTTCATTTTTACAATGGCAAAACCTTAGAATATTAGTTGAAAATGCATTATCTGAAAATGGATCAGCTATGATAGTAGGGGATCCCAAACAATCTATATACAGATGGAGAGGCGGAGATGCTAAACAATTTATAAATTTAATTTATTCTAAATCAAATTTTTATAAAAAAAAAATAAAAACTATAGAAAAAAATTTCCGTAGTTTTGAAGAAATTGTCAAATTTAATAATTTACTTTATCAATCTATATCCAAAACATTCAATTCTACTATATACCAAGATATATATAAAAATTATCAACAAAAAATATATAAAAAAAAATCTGGAGGGTATGTAGAAATAAATTTGACTAATGATTGTAATAAAAATTACAAAGAACACATTTATTTATGTATAAAAAATAAAATAGAAAAATTATTGAAACAAAAATATGCATTATCAGATATTGCAATTTTAGTCAGAAACAATGAAGAGGGTCATTTTTTGTCTGAAAAATTAGTGGGAGATGGCATTAGTGTAAATACTTCTGTTTCTTTATTAATAAAGAATCATTTGGAAATACAAATCATAATAAATTTTTTAAACATTATTGCTTATCCATATTGTTATCAAAAAAGAGTTATTTTGATTTTTTTATTATTAAAAAACAAATTTTTTAGGACTAAAAAAAATGATCATGATTTCATTATGAAAATACTTTTTTTACCTTTAAATTTATTTTTAAAAAAAATTCTATTAAAAAATTCATTAACATTAAACAAATTATATAATAAATCTATATACAACATATCAGAAGATATTATAGAAGCTTTCGGATTATTAAATAATAAAAATTCTATATACATCTACTCTTTCTTGGATTTTGTTTATAGATATATGAAAAAAATAGGAAATTCCATTATAGATTTTTTAGATTATTGGGAATTAAAGAAAGAAAAAGAAAGTATCGTGATTTCTGATCACATCAATGCAATTCGTATTATGACTATTCATAAATCTAAAGGATTGCAATTTCCTGTGGTCCTCATTCCTTTCACAGATTGGAATATTTATTCTAAAAATAAAGAAGAAGTCTGGATAGATGTAAATCCTCATTTATACAATGGATTAAATTCTATTTATTTAGAAATAGAAACCTATTTCAAATATATAAAAGATGATAGGAACATTCGTAATTTTTATGAAAATTATCTATCAAATATTAAATTTGATAATATCAATTTATTATATGTAGCTACTACTCGTTCTATTGAACAACTCATTTTATTTTCCAAAATTGGAAATGATAAATCTGTATCATTTTACATTAAAAATTTTCTATGTGAAAAAAAAATGTGGAATGAAAAAAAATGTAAGTATTTTTTCGGAAAAGAAGAAAAAAGTTCTTAA
- the lipA gene encoding lipoyl synthase: MNGIRTKPKWIKVKLPISQNYHELQKLVSLHKLNTICQSGSCPNIGECWDKGVATFMILGNICTRSCRFCGVKTGRPNKIDWKEPEKVAKSIKILKIKHAVLTSVNRDDLDDMGSSIWIQTIQKVRHFNPNITIEALIPDFKGEKKIIDKIIDIHPEVISHNVETVFRLTKKVRIQAKYDRSLEVLQYIKDKNKNIRTKTGIMLGLGETKKEIIETMEDIRKSKVDILTMGQYLQPSLKHYPVRFFVFPEEFKELKKIGLKMGFKYVESGPLVRSSYHAEKHVK; the protein is encoded by the coding sequence ATGAACGGAATTCGGACAAAACCAAAATGGATAAAAGTAAAATTACCAATAAGTCAAAATTATCATGAATTGCAAAAATTAGTTTCTTTGCATAAACTAAATACAATTTGTCAGAGTGGAAGTTGTCCTAATATAGGAGAATGTTGGGATAAAGGAGTCGCTACTTTTATGATATTGGGAAATATTTGTACAAGATCTTGTAGATTTTGTGGAGTAAAAACAGGACGTCCTAATAAAATAGATTGGAAAGAACCAGAAAAGGTCGCAAAATCTATAAAAATATTAAAAATAAAACATGCGGTATTAACTTCTGTAAATCGAGATGATTTAGATGACATGGGATCTTCTATATGGATTCAAACCATACAAAAAGTACGACATTTCAATCCAAACATTACAATAGAAGCTTTAATTCCCGATTTTAAAGGAGAAAAAAAAATAATAGATAAAATAATAGATATTCATCCAGAAGTCATTTCTCATAATGTGGAGACTGTTTTTAGATTAACAAAAAAAGTTCGCATTCAAGCGAAATATGATCGTAGTCTTGAAGTTTTACAATATATAAAAGATAAAAATAAAAATATACGTACAAAAACAGGAATCATGTTAGGATTGGGAGAAACAAAAAAAGAAATAATAGAAACAATGGAAGATATCAGAAAATCTAAAGTAGATATTCTGACAATGGGACAATATTTACAACCTTCCTTAAAGCATTATCCTGTTCGTTTTTTTGTTTTTCCAGAAGAATTCAAAGAATTGAAAAAAATTGGATTAAAAATGGGATTTAAATATGTAGAAAGTGGACCTTTAGTTAGATCTTCTTATCATGCGGAAAAACATGTAAAATAA
- a CDS encoding Nif3-like dinuclear metal center hexameric protein, protein MEVFVRDIAARLENLAPLEYADSYDNVGLIVGSFHKKVKNVLITLDLTEEVFYESMNKKCDLIISFHPIIFKPIKNITGKTFSERVIIYALKNDISIYVIHTNLDVIWEGTSSYISKLLRIKREKVLFPQKKTIKKLITYVPVDHAVKVRNALFEAGAGNISNYSHCSYNFDGFGSYMGNKKSKPFIGKKEIFYMQKETCISVLFPDYKLNIIKNALFKNHPYEEVAYEIYNLENINPYIGIGFIGNFLEKMNEYDFLLFIKKRMNVPCIRHSNFTERKIQKIAMITGSGRFGIESAIKEKADVFISSDLKYHDFFKYEKKILIVDVGHYESEKFTKNLLKSFLDQNFTSISVYESEVYTNPVKYFY, encoded by the coding sequence ATGGAAGTGTTTGTTAGAGACATAGCTGCTAGATTAGAAAATCTAGCTCCTCTAGAATATGCAGATTCTTACGATAATGTTGGATTAATAGTAGGTTCATTTCATAAAAAAGTAAAAAATGTATTGATTACTTTAGATCTCACTGAAGAGGTTTTTTATGAATCTATGAATAAAAAATGCGATTTGATAATTTCTTTTCATCCTATCATTTTTAAACCTATTAAGAATATAACTGGAAAAACATTTTCAGAAAGAGTTATAATTTATGCGTTAAAAAATGATATATCTATTTATGTGATTCACACAAATTTAGACGTTATATGGGAAGGAACATCTTCTTATATCTCTAAATTATTACGAATTAAAAGAGAAAAAGTCCTATTCCCCCAAAAAAAAACTATAAAAAAATTAATTACTTATGTTCCAGTTGATCATGCCGTTAAAGTTAGAAATGCTTTATTTGAAGCAGGAGCTGGAAATATTTCTAATTACAGTCATTGTAGTTATAATTTTGATGGATTCGGAAGTTATATGGGGAATAAAAAATCCAAACCTTTTATTGGAAAAAAAGAAATATTTTATATGCAAAAAGAAACTTGCATTAGTGTTCTTTTCCCTGATTATAAATTAAATATAATAAAAAATGCACTCTTTAAAAATCACCCTTATGAAGAAGTAGCTTACGAAATTTATAATCTTGAAAATATAAATCCTTATATAGGAATAGGTTTTATAGGGAATTTTTTGGAAAAAATGAATGAATATGATTTTCTTCTTTTTATCAAAAAAAGAATGAATGTTCCTTGTATTCGACATTCTAATTTTACGGAAAGAAAAATTCAAAAAATAGCTATGATTACAGGATCAGGACGTTTTGGAATAGAATCTGCTATAAAAGAAAAAGCTGATGTTTTTATATCCTCTGATTTGAAATATCATGATTTTTTTAAATATGAAAAAAAAATATTAATTGTGGATGTAGGGCATTATGAATCTGAAAAGTTTACTAAAAATTTACTGAAATCTTTTTTAGATCAAAATTTTACTTCTATTTCTGTTTATGAATCAGAAGTTTATACTAATCCAGTTAAATATTTTTATTAA